One Pseudonocardia sediminis DNA window includes the following coding sequences:
- a CDS encoding MIP/aquaporin family protein — protein sequence MTSSDKGEPGLLAQLSAEFAGTMILILFGTGVVAQVTTSSDGSLGDHDSIAWAWGIGVALGVYVAGRISGAHLNPAVTIALAAFQGFSWRKVGPFIAAQTVGAFVGALIVRATYSDLIRAADPGLTSASQGIFSTSPGNGTAPVSIPIAFLDQIVGTAILVFVIFALTSARNNGPLANLVPVVIGLLVVAIGMAFGANAGYAINPARDFGPRLASFITGYATAWVDQNGTIYFWLPIIAPIVGGLIGGALYKYLIDRNLPSVDAPQPVGRD from the coding sequence ATGACGAGCTCCGACAAGGGCGAGCCCGGACTGCTGGCACAGCTCAGCGCCGAGTTCGCCGGCACCATGATTCTCATCCTGTTCGGCACCGGGGTCGTGGCCCAGGTGACCACCAGCTCCGACGGCAGTCTCGGTGACCACGACTCGATCGCCTGGGCGTGGGGCATCGGCGTGGCGCTGGGCGTCTACGTGGCGGGCCGGATCTCCGGCGCGCACCTCAACCCGGCGGTGACGATCGCGCTGGCCGCGTTCCAGGGCTTCTCCTGGCGCAAGGTCGGGCCGTTCATCGCCGCCCAGACCGTCGGTGCGTTCGTCGGCGCGCTGATCGTGCGCGCCACCTACTCCGACCTGATCCGCGCCGCCGACCCCGGCCTGACCTCGGCGAGCCAGGGCATCTTCTCCACCTCGCCCGGCAACGGCACGGCGCCGGTCAGCATCCCGATCGCGTTCCTGGACCAGATCGTGGGCACGGCGATCCTGGTCTTCGTGATCTTCGCCCTGACCAGCGCCCGGAACAACGGCCCGCTGGCCAACCTCGTCCCCGTCGTGATCGGCCTGCTGGTCGTCGCGATCGGCATGGCCTTCGGCGCGAACGCCGGCTACGCGATCAACCCGGCACGGGACTTCGGACCGCGGCTGGCCTCGTTCATCACCGGTTACGCGACGGCCTGGGTGGACCAGAACGGCACGATCTACTTCTGGTTGCCGATCATCGCGCCGATCGTCGGCGGGCTGATCGGTGGCGCCCTGTACAAGTACCTGATCGACCGCAACCTGCCGTCTGTGGACGCCCCGCAGCCGGTCGGCCGCGACTGA